A single Aminobacterium mobile DSM 12262 DNA region contains:
- a CDS encoding response regulator, with amino-acid sequence MTIRILLADDHQIVREGLRLLIERQPDISVVAEAGDGFEAVALAESFRPDIVVMDIKMPGMDGIEATEELQIRAPETKVVALSMYADRNFISEMLRAGAKAFLLKDCASTELVEAIRTVYEGRIYLGPSVSKIVARMYVHFVQQGTSPGEEKLTAREREVLIHLAEGKTNREIADLLHLSVKTIGTHRQNMMRKLGFETIADLVKYAIREGLISSDQQ; translated from the coding sequence ATGACAATTCGCATCTTACTTGCCGATGATCATCAAATAGTGCGGGAAGGATTACGTCTTCTCATTGAACGGCAACCAGATATTTCTGTTGTTGCCGAAGCTGGGGATGGTTTTGAAGCAGTGGCTTTGGCAGAGTCGTTTCGCCCTGATATTGTAGTTATGGACATAAAAATGCCTGGAATGGATGGAATCGAGGCAACAGAAGAGCTTCAGATTCGGGCTCCTGAAACGAAAGTGGTAGCTCTTTCTATGTATGCAGATCGCAACTTTATTTCTGAAATGCTTCGGGCAGGAGCGAAAGCGTTTCTTCTAAAAGATTGTGCCTCTACCGAGTTGGTTGAAGCCATAAGGACAGTCTATGAAGGACGAATATACCTTGGGCCAAGCGTATCGAAAATAGTAGCGCGCATGTACGTGCATTTTGTACAGCAGGGAACGTCTCCGGGAGAGGAAAAACTTACAGCCAGAGAGCGGGAGGTATTAATACATCTAGCAGAGGGGAAGACCAATAGAGAAATAGCAGATCTTCTCCACCTGAGCGTAAAAACCATCGGCACCCATCGGCAAAACATGATGCGAAAACTTGGCTTTGAGACCATAGCAGATTTAGTGAAATATGCTATTAGAGAAGGTCTTATTTCCTCAGATCAACAGTAG
- a CDS encoding glycerate kinase type-2 family protein — MTLHRDAKNIVQYAIDAVLPERAVREQLRKKPCKGRIILVSIGKAAWRMAKAAVDEVGDQIERGIVITKYHHSRGPLANLSIWEAGHPLPDENSLKATSEALKITKNLSADHQVLFLVSGGGSALFEKPKEGVTLEDFIEITDQMLRCGANIVEINAIRKRLSAVKGGQFAQWVAPAHIYSIVLSDVLGDRLDSIASGPAYPDATTSRQALEIVSRYNLAMKPCFFKILEEETPKKVSNVETFISGSVKTLCEKAAEKAHDLGYKTFILTTTLNCEAREAGTFLASIAREERAYSRPLEPPCAIILGGETIVHLKGKGKGGRNQELALAAALEIQNMPGVVLISVGSDGTDGPTDAAGGIVDGKTVEKIYHRGADPYTLLENNNAYHALHMANSLIKTGPTGTNVNDLTVLLVKKL, encoded by the coding sequence ATGACTCTTCACAGAGACGCGAAAAATATTGTTCAGTATGCTATCGACGCTGTTTTACCAGAGCGTGCGGTACGGGAGCAGCTTCGGAAGAAACCTTGTAAGGGGCGAATTATTCTTGTTTCTATAGGGAAGGCTGCCTGGCGCATGGCAAAAGCCGCTGTAGATGAGGTAGGGGATCAGATAGAAAGAGGTATCGTCATTACAAAGTATCATCACAGCCGTGGCCCTCTTGCTAACCTCTCTATTTGGGAAGCGGGGCACCCTCTGCCAGATGAAAATTCTTTAAAGGCTACATCAGAAGCGCTGAAAATTACCAAAAACCTTTCTGCAGACCATCAGGTACTCTTTCTTGTTTCTGGAGGTGGTTCCGCTCTTTTTGAGAAACCTAAAGAAGGAGTAACCCTTGAAGATTTTATAGAAATTACAGATCAAATGCTCCGTTGTGGCGCCAATATTGTGGAAATAAATGCAATTCGTAAACGTCTTTCCGCTGTAAAAGGTGGGCAATTTGCCCAATGGGTAGCTCCAGCTCATATTTACTCTATTGTCCTTTCTGATGTTTTAGGAGATCGCCTCGATAGCATCGCTTCTGGTCCGGCTTATCCTGATGCCACTACGTCTAGACAAGCTTTAGAAATTGTTTCTCGTTACAATCTCGCCATGAAACCTTGTTTCTTTAAGATCCTTGAAGAGGAGACGCCGAAAAAAGTAAGCAATGTAGAAACATTTATTTCAGGGAGCGTAAAAACCCTCTGTGAAAAGGCTGCGGAGAAGGCTCATGATCTCGGATATAAAACTTTTATTTTGACGACAACACTTAACTGCGAAGCAAGAGAAGCGGGGACTTTTTTAGCTTCGATAGCGAGAGAAGAAAGAGCCTATTCTCGTCCGCTTGAGCCTCCTTGCGCCATTATATTGGGTGGAGAGACAATTGTTCACTTGAAAGGGAAGGGGAAAGGGGGCCGTAACCAAGAACTGGCTTTGGCTGCGGCTTTGGAGATACAGAATATGCCTGGCGTTGTTCTTATTTCTGTTGGATCTGATGGCACCGATGGGCCTACTGATGCTGCTGGAGGTATAGTGGATGGGAAGACAGTTGAAAAAATATATCATAGAGGAGCAGATCCCTACACCCTACTTGAAAACAACAATGCCTACCACGCCTTACACATGGCGAACAGCCTCATAAAAACAGGTCCAACTGGCACGAATGTGAACGATCTTACAGTGTTGCTCGTAAAGAAGCTGTAA
- a CDS encoding dicarboxylate/amino acid:cation symporter, whose protein sequence is MQEKKKKLGLLPRLIIAIVLGIVFGAYMPEVVVRSLATFNGIFGNFLGFVIPLIIVGFVAPGIGDLGNNAGKILFLTVVIAYVSTLISGTVAYTVDTAIFPRIIQEGSMLASATNPEEALLAPYFKIDMPPLMGVMSALLIAFILGIGMAVINSKSLNSVMHEFQSIIEKLISAVIIPLLPVHICGIFANMTHAGEVQTIMSVFLKVYVVIIALHIVIILFQYTVAGAVAKVNPFKAIKNMIPAYLTAIGTQSSAATIPVTLRQTLENKVSPRVAQFVIPLCATIHLSGSTITLTSCAIAVMMLHGMQFSFASMFPFIIMLGITMVAAPGVPGGAVMAALGVLESMLHFDPNMLTLMIALYLAQDSFGTACNITGDGAIALLVDKMTGSSSTSTSSTTTSSTTTTSEAYTH, encoded by the coding sequence ATGCAAGAAAAGAAAAAAAAGCTCGGTCTTCTTCCACGTCTCATTATTGCAATTGTTTTAGGAATAGTGTTTGGGGCTTATATGCCGGAAGTAGTAGTTAGAAGTCTAGCTACTTTTAATGGTATTTTTGGGAACTTCCTCGGTTTTGTTATTCCTCTCATTATCGTCGGATTTGTGGCCCCAGGCATTGGAGATCTCGGAAACAACGCAGGGAAGATCCTCTTCCTTACGGTGGTGATTGCGTATGTTTCTACCCTTATTTCAGGGACTGTTGCATATACAGTAGATACGGCGATTTTCCCTAGAATTATACAGGAAGGCAGCATGTTGGCTTCAGCGACAAATCCTGAGGAGGCGTTGTTGGCACCGTACTTCAAAATCGATATGCCGCCTCTTATGGGTGTTATGAGTGCCTTGCTCATTGCCTTTATTCTTGGCATCGGAATGGCCGTTATCAATAGCAAAAGCCTCAACAGCGTTATGCACGAATTTCAGTCGATAATAGAGAAACTGATCAGTGCTGTTATCATCCCCCTGCTTCCAGTCCATATTTGTGGTATTTTTGCTAACATGACCCATGCTGGTGAAGTTCAAACGATTATGTCGGTGTTCTTGAAAGTGTATGTCGTTATCATTGCTCTTCATATTGTGATTATTCTTTTCCAGTACACTGTTGCTGGAGCAGTAGCGAAAGTAAATCCCTTTAAAGCTATTAAAAATATGATTCCAGCGTACCTTACAGCGATAGGAACGCAGTCTTCTGCTGCTACAATCCCTGTAACCCTGCGCCAGACACTAGAAAATAAGGTCTCTCCCCGGGTAGCACAGTTTGTTATCCCCTTGTGCGCCACTATCCACTTGTCGGGCAGCACTATTACCCTTACGAGTTGTGCCATTGCCGTTATGATGCTTCACGGAATGCAGTTCTCTTTTGCTTCAATGTTTCCTTTTATCATTATGCTGGGTATCACCATGGTCGCAGCTCCTGGCGTTCCTGGCGGAGCTGTTATGGCAGCCCTTGGTGTGTTGGAGTCCATGTTGCATTTCGATCCTAACATGCTGACCCTCATGATCGCTCTCTATTTGGCTCAAGATAGCTTTGGCACAGCATGTAACATTACAGGTGACGGAGCCATCGCATTGCTTGTAGACAAAATGACAGGCAGCTCATCAACATCAACGTCGTCAACAACTACGTCGTCAACAACTACGACGTCAGAGGCTTATACACATTAG
- a CDS encoding NAD-dependent epimerase/dehydratase family protein, producing the protein MKNILVTGCLGQIGTELVKKLRKGYGADHVVGSDVKTTGVEKLGDGPFEILDVRESQTIAGLVEKYNIDTIMHLAGLLSAVGEMKPQLAWQINAGGLFNVLEVAREKRTAIFFPSSIAAFGPGTPLDHTPQDTIQRPATMYGITKVTGELLCDYYHLKYGLDTRGVRFPGLISYETEPGGGTTDYAVDIYYKAITDGHYDSFIAAGTYMDMMYMPDAINAVVQLMEADGAKLKHRNAFNISAMSFEPEEIAASIRKFMPNFTMGYKVDPVRQAIAESWPNSLDVHAAKEEWGFNPQYDLDKMTEDMLKHLKEKLLKK; encoded by the coding sequence GTGAAAAATATTTTAGTTACAGGTTGTTTAGGTCAGATAGGAACAGAATTGGTAAAAAAACTTCGTAAGGGATATGGTGCTGACCATGTTGTTGGTTCTGATGTGAAGACAACTGGCGTAGAAAAACTAGGAGATGGCCCTTTCGAAATCCTTGATGTTCGAGAAAGCCAAACTATTGCAGGGCTTGTTGAAAAATATAATATCGATACAATTATGCATTTGGCGGGTTTGCTTTCAGCTGTGGGTGAAATGAAGCCTCAGCTCGCTTGGCAGATCAATGCAGGTGGGCTTTTTAATGTTCTTGAAGTGGCGCGAGAGAAGAGAACGGCCATCTTTTTCCCAAGTTCTATCGCGGCTTTTGGTCCAGGAACGCCTTTAGACCATACTCCCCAGGATACAATTCAGCGCCCAGCCACTATGTATGGGATTACAAAGGTAACAGGAGAGCTGTTGTGCGATTACTACCATCTGAAATATGGCCTTGATACTCGAGGTGTTCGTTTCCCAGGACTCATCTCTTATGAAACAGAGCCTGGCGGTGGTACGACTGATTATGCAGTGGATATCTATTATAAGGCTATTACAGATGGTCATTATGATTCTTTTATCGCGGCAGGAACATATATGGATATGATGTACATGCCAGATGCCATCAATGCTGTGGTTCAGCTCATGGAAGCTGATGGCGCGAAGTTAAAGCACCGCAATGCTTTCAACATTTCCGCCATGAGTTTTGAGCCGGAAGAAATTGCGGCCTCCATTCGAAAATTCATGCCCAATTTCACTATGGGCTATAAAGTAGATCCGGTACGACAGGCTATTGCTGAGTCGTGGCCCAATTCTCTGGATGTACATGCGGCAAAAGAGGAGTGGGGATTCAATCCTCAGTATGACCTGGATAAAATGACAGAGGATATGTTAAAGCACCTGAAAGAAAAACTGCTTAAAAAATAA
- a CDS encoding glycine C-acetyltransferase gives MTVKKTFITEELARLKQEGLYTNIPVISSPQGAWVEIGGRKYLSCCSNNYLGFCNDPSLIEKVKKYVDTWGVGPGAVRTIAGTLAIHVELEKKLAQFKGAEAAMLVQSGFCANLSAIPPLVGKEDLIFSDELNHASIIDGCRLSRAEVVRFKHASPSDLDAQLSLYDDRNCRKLVITDGVFSMDGDIAPLPQLVEVAEKHGAMVMVDDAHGEGVLGRGGRGIVDHFNLHGRVDVEVGTLSKAFGVVGGFVAGSVELIDYLRQKARPNLFSSAMTVPDIAANLAALEELSVSEERVNRLWENGRYLKKGLKNLGFNIGHSETPITPVIIGEALDAKRFSARLFDEGVFAGAITFPTVPMGTARIRVMVSAAHTQEDLDFALEKFQMVGEEMKIISSRK, from the coding sequence ATGACTGTGAAGAAAACATTTATTACAGAAGAATTGGCCCGACTTAAACAAGAGGGACTTTACACAAATATTCCTGTAATTTCCAGCCCTCAGGGAGCATGGGTTGAAATTGGCGGCAGAAAATATCTTTCCTGCTGTTCTAACAACTATTTGGGTTTTTGTAATGATCCATCTCTCATAGAGAAAGTAAAGAAATATGTAGATACGTGGGGAGTTGGTCCTGGAGCTGTCCGGACCATTGCGGGAACTTTGGCTATTCACGTTGAACTTGAGAAGAAACTCGCTCAGTTTAAAGGGGCTGAGGCAGCGATGCTGGTTCAGTCCGGCTTTTGCGCTAATCTTTCTGCCATACCACCCCTTGTAGGGAAAGAAGATTTGATTTTTAGTGATGAGTTGAACCATGCCTCTATTATTGATGGGTGCCGCCTGAGCCGTGCTGAAGTTGTGCGTTTTAAGCATGCGAGCCCATCAGACTTGGATGCTCAGCTCTCTCTCTATGACGATCGTAATTGCCGGAAACTTGTTATTACTGACGGCGTTTTTTCAATGGATGGAGATATAGCCCCACTGCCTCAGCTTGTAGAGGTAGCCGAAAAGCATGGTGCCATGGTTATGGTGGACGACGCTCATGGCGAAGGCGTATTAGGGCGTGGCGGTCGAGGAATTGTAGATCACTTTAATCTCCATGGCCGTGTTGATGTGGAAGTGGGAACTCTCTCCAAAGCTTTCGGTGTCGTCGGTGGTTTTGTTGCCGGCAGTGTGGAACTTATAGACTATTTGCGTCAGAAAGCCCGTCCAAATCTTTTCAGCAGTGCTATGACTGTTCCTGATATAGCTGCCAACCTTGCGGCTCTTGAGGAACTATCTGTCAGCGAAGAGAGAGTCAACCGTCTTTGGGAGAATGGGCGTTACCTTAAAAAAGGTTTGAAAAATCTTGGATTCAATATAGGACATAGCGAAACTCCAATAACCCCTGTTATCATCGGCGAGGCCTTGGACGCAAAGCGTTTCAGTGCCAGACTTTTCGATGAGGGAGTTTTTGCAGGAGCTATTACGTTCCCCACTGTCCCCATGGGTACCGCTCGGATTCGTGTTATGGTCTCTGCTGCCCACACTCAGGAAGATCTCGATTTTGCTTTGGAGAAATTCCAGATGGTAGGCGAGGAAATGAAAATTATTTCATCACGCAAGTAG
- the glyA gene encoding serine hydroxymethyltransferase: protein MFEKSWEVLVKTDPAIADIISRERDRQDHGIELIASENFVSPAVLCAMGSILTNKYAEGYPAHRYYGGCHIVDEAENLARDRAKKLFGCDHVNVQPHSGSQANMAVYFTCLKPGDTILAMNLSHGGHLTHGSPVNFSGKLYNIVPYGVSRDTETIDFSEVERLALEHHPKLIVCGASAYPREIDAERFREIADKVGALLMFDIAHIAGLVAAGLHKDPVPFCDFVTTTTHKTLRGPRGGMIMCREQYAKDLDKSIFPGMQGGPLMHVIAAKAVAFEEALQPSFKSYQKKIVENAAVLADELLSHDLHLVSGGTDNHLILINLTSRNVTGKAVEAALDKAGITVNKNTVPFETQSPFVTSGIRIGTPAVTTRGFGSDEMKKIAAWINDVVDNVENEKVLSRIRGEVLELCGKYPLYAGF from the coding sequence ATGTTTGAGAAGTCATGGGAAGTGTTGGTAAAGACAGACCCAGCTATAGCCGATATCATAAGCCGCGAGAGGGATCGTCAGGATCATGGTATCGAGTTGATCGCTTCCGAAAATTTTGTTTCTCCTGCAGTGTTGTGTGCTATGGGGTCTATCCTGACCAATAAATATGCGGAGGGGTACCCGGCCCACCGTTATTATGGTGGCTGCCACATTGTTGACGAGGCCGAAAATCTGGCACGAGACAGAGCGAAGAAACTCTTCGGGTGCGATCATGTGAACGTACAGCCTCATTCAGGTTCTCAGGCCAACATGGCAGTTTACTTCACATGCCTTAAGCCAGGGGATACGATTTTGGCCATGAACTTGTCCCATGGCGGACACCTGACCCACGGTTCCCCAGTAAACTTTTCAGGGAAGCTTTATAACATTGTTCCCTATGGAGTCAGCCGAGATACGGAGACCATCGACTTTTCCGAAGTAGAGCGGCTGGCGTTGGAACATCATCCGAAGCTTATTGTATGCGGAGCGAGCGCCTATCCTCGCGAGATTGACGCTGAGAGATTCAGAGAGATAGCGGACAAAGTAGGCGCTCTCCTCATGTTTGACATAGCCCATATAGCAGGACTCGTGGCAGCTGGACTTCATAAAGATCCGGTTCCCTTCTGCGACTTTGTAACCACCACGACCCACAAGACCCTTCGGGGTCCCCGGGGCGGTATGATCATGTGCCGAGAGCAGTATGCGAAAGACCTGGACAAGAGCATCTTCCCGGGAATGCAGGGAGGTCCTCTGATGCACGTGATCGCGGCGAAGGCAGTAGCCTTTGAGGAAGCCCTTCAGCCGTCCTTCAAGAGCTACCAGAAGAAGATAGTGGAGAACGCCGCCGTTTTGGCTGACGAGCTGTTGAGCCACGACCTTCATCTCGTATCAGGTGGAACGGACAACCATCTGATCCTCATTAACCTTACGAGCCGCAACGTGACAGGCAAGGCAGTGGAGGCAGCGCTTGACAAGGCTGGGATTACGGTGAACAAGAATACGGTTCCCTTCGAGACCCAAAGTCCCTTTGTGACGAGCGGCATCCGCATCGGGACCCCGGCGGTAACCACCCGTGGTTTTGGCTCAGACGAGATGAAGAAGATAGCGGCGTGGATCAACGACGTGGTGGATAATGTAGAGAACGAGAAGGTGTTGTCGAGGATCCGCGGTGAAGTTCTGGAGCTGTGCGGAAAATATCCTCTTTACGCAGGGTTTTAA
- a CDS encoding ABC transporter permease, whose protein sequence is MVRRALSFSLGALYFSYILAPIFLILVGSLGAKWFGTLLPEGFTWSWYLDLFSQPMYMDALKRSLLVAFLTVVGNAFISLPAVYAVHVLDRPVLRSIFNFTILLPVAIPPVVMGLGMIQAFNWPGMALVGTWQLLVAAHMVYTLPFMLRPLMANMDLINWKTLEEAGFSLGAGTMVMMRRVLVPNLLPGLISGALMTFAMSLGEFQLSVMLTGSQSQTYPVVLYQAFYVSTGFACAATTILAGLSLFSLFCVLGLGALFGKSGHEQTLLGS, encoded by the coding sequence ATGGTTCGTCGAGCGTTGTCTTTTTCGTTAGGGGCTCTCTATTTTTCCTATATTTTAGCCCCTATTTTTTTGATTTTAGTGGGGTCTTTGGGGGCGAAATGGTTTGGTACCCTGCTCCCAGAAGGGTTTACGTGGTCATGGTATTTGGATCTTTTTTCTCAGCCCATGTACATGGATGCCTTGAAAAGAAGCCTTCTTGTAGCCTTTCTGACTGTTGTCGGTAATGCTTTTATCTCTCTTCCTGCTGTATATGCCGTTCATGTTCTTGACAGACCAGTGTTGCGATCTATCTTCAACTTTACAATTCTTTTGCCAGTAGCTATTCCTCCTGTTGTAATGGGACTCGGCATGATACAGGCTTTTAACTGGCCAGGAATGGCTCTTGTAGGTACATGGCAGCTTCTTGTTGCTGCCCATATGGTTTATACTCTCCCCTTTATGCTCCGTCCCCTCATGGCGAATATGGATCTCATCAACTGGAAAACACTGGAGGAAGCGGGATTTTCTCTTGGTGCTGGAACCATGGTTATGATGCGCCGTGTACTGGTTCCTAATCTTCTGCCAGGGCTTATTTCTGGGGCTCTTATGACATTTGCCATGTCTTTAGGGGAGTTTCAGCTCTCGGTAATGCTTACGGGTTCTCAGAGTCAGACCTATCCTGTTGTTTTATATCAGGCCTTTTACGTAAGTACGGGCTTTGCCTGTGCTGCTACTACAATATTAGCTGGACTCTCCCTTTTCTCTCTCTTTTGTGTGTTGGGGCTAGGAGCCCTTTTTGGTAAATCAGGTCACGAACAGACACTTCTCGGGAGTTGA
- a CDS encoding TIGR00725 family protein produces the protein MKIVSVIGTSTADETVWNNAYQVGRLLAKNRCVVVCGGRGGVMEAVCRGVAEGKGISIGILPGERSEANLWVTIPLSTCLGEARNTVVVSAGDVVISIGGAFGTLSEIGFALKMGRPVIALGTWQIQDEKGEPAPLIHAETPEEAVQVALSIFENERDEKE, from the coding sequence ATGAAAATAGTGAGTGTTATAGGCACATCAACTGCAGATGAAACCGTTTGGAATAATGCGTATCAAGTAGGACGGCTTCTTGCGAAAAACAGATGTGTTGTGGTGTGTGGTGGTCGCGGTGGAGTTATGGAAGCAGTGTGTCGTGGCGTCGCCGAGGGAAAAGGGATATCTATTGGTATCTTACCGGGAGAACGTTCGGAAGCTAATTTATGGGTGACGATCCCCCTTTCTACGTGCCTTGGAGAGGCGCGTAATACGGTTGTAGTTTCAGCTGGGGACGTTGTAATTTCTATTGGAGGAGCTTTTGGGACCCTCTCTGAAATAGGGTTTGCCCTAAAAATGGGGCGGCCGGTAATAGCTTTGGGGACGTGGCAGATTCAGGATGAAAAAGGCGAACCAGCGCCGCTAATTCATGCCGAAACTCCTGAAGAAGCAGTACAAGTGGCTCTTTCCATATTTGAAAATGAAAGGGACGAAAAAGAGTGA
- a CDS encoding ABC transporter ATP-binding protein, with product MSSVDLQHVVKRFGHFIAVDNISLKVEKAEFLSLLGPSGCGKTTTLRLIAGFLRADEGKIVIGGEDKTHTGPRNRRVGLVFQNYALFPNLSVFENVAFGLRVQKVKEKEIEQRVMELLEMVGLAEKRCGYSKELSGGQQQRVALARALAIRPDVLLLDEPLSALDAKVRNSLRFEIKKIQRESMITTIYVTHDQEEALSISDRVAVMNRGKIEQVGTAWDIYSSPRTLFVADFVGVNNIITVSTCGDGVAHWQDISLKLACLERRPAGTYKIMVRPERMSLGTEHGGYNVLTGVVEGRVFLGPLSRIAVAIGGERLLVDALNSHVVSIEPGDPVRLAFSPEDGHVLE from the coding sequence GTGAGTAGTGTAGATCTTCAACATGTAGTAAAACGATTCGGCCATTTTATTGCGGTAGATAATATTTCTTTAAAGGTAGAGAAGGCCGAATTTTTATCTCTTCTTGGCCCCTCAGGTTGTGGTAAGACTACAACGTTGCGCCTTATAGCGGGCTTTCTCCGTGCTGATGAGGGGAAAATCGTTATTGGGGGAGAGGATAAAACCCATACTGGGCCTCGAAATCGAAGAGTGGGCCTTGTCTTTCAGAACTACGCTCTTTTCCCCAATCTCAGCGTTTTTGAGAATGTAGCTTTTGGTCTCAGAGTTCAAAAAGTAAAAGAGAAAGAGATAGAACAGCGAGTTATGGAACTTTTGGAAATGGTAGGGCTTGCAGAGAAGCGTTGCGGGTACTCCAAAGAACTTTCTGGTGGACAGCAACAGCGAGTAGCTCTTGCTCGAGCTCTTGCCATTCGTCCCGATGTTTTGCTTCTTGATGAGCCTCTTTCTGCTCTTGACGCTAAGGTAAGGAATTCTCTTCGTTTTGAAATTAAAAAAATTCAAAGGGAGAGCATGATTACCACTATTTATGTGACTCATGACCAGGAAGAAGCTCTCTCTATTTCAGATAGAGTGGCAGTTATGAATCGGGGAAAAATAGAACAGGTGGGGACTGCCTGGGACATTTATTCTTCTCCTCGAACCCTTTTTGTGGCAGATTTTGTTGGTGTTAACAATATTATTACAGTTTCTACCTGTGGAGATGGGGTTGCCCATTGGCAAGACATTTCGCTAAAGCTAGCCTGTCTTGAGCGCCGCCCTGCTGGTACATATAAAATTATGGTTCGACCAGAACGTATGAGTTTGGGAACGGAACATGGCGGGTATAACGTACTCACCGGAGTTGTGGAAGGTCGGGTTTTTCTTGGTCCTCTCTCTCGCATTGCTGTAGCCATAGGGGGAGAACGGTTATTGGTGGATGCTTTGAATTCTCATGTGGTATCTATAGAACCTGGAGATCCTGTTCGCCTCGCATTTTCCCCGGAAGATGGGCACGTTTTAGAATAA
- a CDS encoding extracellular solute-binding protein, whose protein sequence is MKKIATLVLIALAILAFAAGFALAAEQELYSGEKELAELAKQEKGLSSYDTGPTWANWQGLFDGFTARYGIKLVYNDLGSGATVVRLEKELNNPQADTAYYFMPFGALAKERGVTQPFKPVNFDKIPDILKDPDGHWFSIHKGTVVFVVNKRLIKESPTSWEALLDPKYKKSVVYLDPRTAGIGYAIVIATAYSHGGSLDNLEPGIDYLAELQKNGNVRMIEKTTPFDKFIKGEIPVWITYDWNGYRAKYIAGLGDDVDIIIPEEGTITSPYAVSMAKGAPNPNSAKLWLNYILSDEGQQTFAKGFVRPIRDDVELPEEVADKFLPASEYEKAKNVDWVAAQKVQEKAAQMWGNKVLGEN, encoded by the coding sequence ATGAAAAAAATTGCTACTTTAGTTCTCATAGCACTTGCTATCCTTGCATTTGCAGCCGGCTTCGCACTGGCTGCAGAGCAGGAACTTTATTCTGGCGAAAAAGAGTTGGCCGAATTGGCCAAACAAGAGAAAGGGCTTAGCAGCTACGATACAGGTCCTACTTGGGCGAACTGGCAGGGGTTATTCGATGGTTTTACAGCACGTTATGGCATTAAGCTTGTATATAATGACCTTGGGAGTGGAGCCACAGTTGTTCGTCTTGAAAAAGAGTTGAACAACCCTCAGGCCGATACTGCCTATTATTTTATGCCTTTTGGTGCTCTTGCCAAAGAGAGAGGTGTTACTCAGCCTTTTAAGCCTGTAAATTTCGATAAAATTCCAGATATTTTAAAAGATCCAGATGGACATTGGTTCTCCATTCATAAGGGAACTGTGGTTTTTGTAGTGAACAAGCGCCTAATTAAAGAATCTCCCACTTCTTGGGAGGCTCTTCTCGACCCGAAATATAAAAAATCAGTGGTATATCTAGACCCCAGAACAGCTGGAATTGGTTACGCTATTGTTATTGCCACGGCATACTCTCACGGTGGGTCCTTGGACAATCTAGAGCCAGGAATCGATTACCTTGCAGAACTTCAGAAGAACGGCAACGTTCGTATGATCGAAAAAACAACTCCTTTCGATAAGTTTATTAAAGGTGAAATCCCCGTGTGGATTACCTACGATTGGAATGGGTATCGGGCTAAATATATTGCCGGTCTTGGCGATGATGTAGATATTATTATTCCCGAAGAGGGGACTATAACGTCTCCCTATGCTGTCAGCATGGCGAAAGGAGCTCCGAATCCTAATAGTGCCAAACTGTGGTTGAACTATATCCTTTCCGATGAGGGGCAGCAGACCTTCGCAAAAGGTTTTGTTCGGCCCATTCGTGATGACGTAGAGCTTCCCGAAGAGGTTGCTGATAAGTTCCTTCCTGCCTCTGAATATGAAAAAGCTAAGAACGTAGACTGGGTTGCAGCTCAAAAAGTGCAGGAAAAAGCAGCACAGATGTGGGGCAACAAAGTCTTAGGAGAGAATTAG